A stretch of the Argentina anserina chromosome 6, drPotAnse1.1, whole genome shotgun sequence genome encodes the following:
- the LOC126800097 gene encoding rhodanese-like domain-containing protein 6 isoform X2 → MDPKVDSKEEEDQYGVLLYYKYAQIPDLDELFSFYDSNCKSLSLLGRVRLSPLGVNVTVGGTLSALKKHIAAVESNGLFEGTDFKLAACGRPSNDKVAEECGFTCLSIRIVKELVTLSCNPLIKSPEISHAGKHLSAAEFHSVLQKAGQLHKESKENDRELVLLDARNLYETRIGKFHTPNVETLDPCIRQYSDLPSWIDDNCDQLQGKSVLMYCTGGIRCEMASAYIRSKGAGFENVFQLYGGIQRYLEQFPDGGFFQGKNFVFDHRISVSSSDANILGACLLCATSYDDYSSRLRCNYCRMLVLVCDSCQRKGSVFTCELCHNHHKGVGLTSSIVNDEISSLPSADTASSDTKLSCQVPCRQATGSPRKLRILCLHGFRQNASSFKGRAASLAKKLKSIAELVFVDAPHELAFIYQLPSDLRELPHSCTSPPTPQQGTNLPPPSEHCKKKYAWLVAPGFREKTGNSNWEMVDGPFEPLQYQQQTAGFDESLAYIKTVFAQEGPFDGLLGFSQGAAMAAAVAFTQQTQTTPSKTVEMQFRFVILCSGFGIKLLKQQFDEERMTKKCHCPSLHIFGKDHGKDRQIAKQESRELASLFDEGCSIVIEHDSGHIIPTRPPYIDDIKDFLSRFL, encoded by the exons ATGGATCCCAAAGTTGAtagtaaagaagaagaagatcagtATGGGGTTCTTCTATACTACAAGTACGCCCAAATTCCGGACCTTGACGAGCTCTTCAGCTTCTACGACTCAAACTGCAAGTCCCTCTCACTCCTCGGCCGCGTTCGTCTCTCTCCTCTCGGCGTCAACGTCACT GTCGGTGGGACGTTGAGTGCATTGAAGAAGCACATTGCTGCGGTTGAGTCGAATGGTTTGTTTGAAGGAACTGACTTCAAGCTTGCAGCTTGTGGCCGCCCATCCAATGATAAGGTTGCTGAGGAATGTGGCTTCACTTGTCTCTCAATCCGCATTGTTAAG GAATTGGTTACTCTCAGCTGTAATCCTCTGATAAAATCGCCAGAGATTTCACATGCTGGAAAGCATCTCTCCGCAGCTGAGTTTCATTCCGTTTTACAGAAAGCTG GACAATTACACAAAGAGAGCAAAGAAAACGATAGAGAACTTGTTCTATTGGATGCAAGGAATCTatatgaaacgagaattgggAAGTTCCACACACCAAATGTGGAGACTTTGGACCCGTGCATTAGGCAGTATAGTGATCTTCCCTCATGGATAGATGATAACTGTGATCAATTGCAAGGAAAATCAGTTCTAAT GTATTGCACTGGAGGAATCAGGTGTGAAATGGCATCAGCCTATATTAGGTCAAAAGGTGCTGGGTTTGAAAATGTGTTTCAG TTATATGGTGGAATACAGCGTTATTTGGAACAGTTTCCAGATGGTGGTTTCTTCCAAGGGAAGAACTTTGTTTTTGATCATCG GATCTCAGTCAGCAGTTCAGATGCAAATATTTTGGGTGCATGTCTTCTCTGTGCCACCTCTTATGATGACTATTCGTCGCGCCTTCGTTGCAATTACTGTAGAATGCTTGTATTAGTTTGTGATAGTTGCCAG AGGAAGGGATCTGTATTTACTTGTGAGCTTTGCCACAATCATCACAAGGGTGTTGGGTTGACTTCTTCTATTGTAAACGACGAAATCAGTTCACTACCATCAGCTGACACTGCCTCTTCCGATACTAAGCTCTCATGCCAGGTGCCTTGCAGACAGG CTACTGGTTCTCCAAGAAAATTGAGAATCTTGTGCTTACATGGATTTCGTCAAAATGCTTCCAGTTTCAAAGGAAGAGCAGCCTCATTagcaaagaaactcaaaagcaTTGCTGAGCTCGTGTTTGTGGATGCACCTCATGAATTAGCATTCATATACCAACTACCCTCAGATCTCAGAGAGTTGCCTCACAGTTGTACCTCTCCACCAACACCACAACAAGGCACTAATCTTCCACCACCCTCGGAGCACTGCAAGAAAAAATACGCATGGCTTGTAGCACCTGGTTTCCGAGAAAAGACTGGTAACAGTAACTGGGAAATGGTAGATGGTCCGTTCGAACCTCTGCAGTACCAGCAGCAAACTGCAGGTTTTGATGAATCATTGGCATACATCAAAACCGTGTTTGCTCAGGAAGGCCCGTTTGACGGATTGCTGGGATTTTCACAGGGAGCAGCAATGGCAGCTGCGGTCGCTTTCACACAGCAAACACAAACTACACCATCAAAAACCGTGGAAATGCAGTTCAGATTTGTCATTCTGTGCTCTGGCTTCGGTATCAAGTTACTAAAACAACAGTTTGATGAGGAGAGAATGACCAAGAAATGCCACTGCCCTTCCCTCCACATATTCGGCAAGGACCATGGCAAAGACCGACAGATTGCCAAGCAAGAAAGCCGAGAGCTCGCCTCCTTATTCGACGAGGGCTGCTCGATCGTCATCGAACACGACTCCGGCCACATCATCCCTACCCGTCCTCCCTACATTGATGACATCAAGGACTTCCTCTCACGCTTCCTCTAA
- the LOC126800097 gene encoding rhodanese-like domain-containing protein 6 isoform X1, whose amino-acid sequence MDPKVDSKEEEDQYGVLLYYKYAQIPDLDELFSFYDSNCKSLSLLGRVRLSPLGVNVTVGGTLSALKKHIAAVESNGLFEGTDFKLAACGRPSNDKVAEECGFTCLSIRIVKELVTLSCNPLIKSPEISHAGKHLSAAEFHSVLQKAGQLHKESKENDRELVLLDARNLYETRIGKFHTPNVETLDPCIRQYSDLPSWIDDNCDQLQGKSVLMYCTGGIRCEMASAYIRSKGAGFENVFQLYGGIQRYLEQFPDGGFFQGKNFVFDHRISVSSSDANILGACLLCATSYDDYSSRLRCNYCRMLVLVCDSCQQRKGSVFTCELCHNHHKGVGLTSSIVNDEISSLPSADTASSDTKLSCQVPCRQATGSPRKLRILCLHGFRQNASSFKGRAASLAKKLKSIAELVFVDAPHELAFIYQLPSDLRELPHSCTSPPTPQQGTNLPPPSEHCKKKYAWLVAPGFREKTGNSNWEMVDGPFEPLQYQQQTAGFDESLAYIKTVFAQEGPFDGLLGFSQGAAMAAAVAFTQQTQTTPSKTVEMQFRFVILCSGFGIKLLKQQFDEERMTKKCHCPSLHIFGKDHGKDRQIAKQESRELASLFDEGCSIVIEHDSGHIIPTRPPYIDDIKDFLSRFL is encoded by the exons ATGGATCCCAAAGTTGAtagtaaagaagaagaagatcagtATGGGGTTCTTCTATACTACAAGTACGCCCAAATTCCGGACCTTGACGAGCTCTTCAGCTTCTACGACTCAAACTGCAAGTCCCTCTCACTCCTCGGCCGCGTTCGTCTCTCTCCTCTCGGCGTCAACGTCACT GTCGGTGGGACGTTGAGTGCATTGAAGAAGCACATTGCTGCGGTTGAGTCGAATGGTTTGTTTGAAGGAACTGACTTCAAGCTTGCAGCTTGTGGCCGCCCATCCAATGATAAGGTTGCTGAGGAATGTGGCTTCACTTGTCTCTCAATCCGCATTGTTAAG GAATTGGTTACTCTCAGCTGTAATCCTCTGATAAAATCGCCAGAGATTTCACATGCTGGAAAGCATCTCTCCGCAGCTGAGTTTCATTCCGTTTTACAGAAAGCTG GACAATTACACAAAGAGAGCAAAGAAAACGATAGAGAACTTGTTCTATTGGATGCAAGGAATCTatatgaaacgagaattgggAAGTTCCACACACCAAATGTGGAGACTTTGGACCCGTGCATTAGGCAGTATAGTGATCTTCCCTCATGGATAGATGATAACTGTGATCAATTGCAAGGAAAATCAGTTCTAAT GTATTGCACTGGAGGAATCAGGTGTGAAATGGCATCAGCCTATATTAGGTCAAAAGGTGCTGGGTTTGAAAATGTGTTTCAG TTATATGGTGGAATACAGCGTTATTTGGAACAGTTTCCAGATGGTGGTTTCTTCCAAGGGAAGAACTTTGTTTTTGATCATCG GATCTCAGTCAGCAGTTCAGATGCAAATATTTTGGGTGCATGTCTTCTCTGTGCCACCTCTTATGATGACTATTCGTCGCGCCTTCGTTGCAATTACTGTAGAATGCTTGTATTAGTTTGTGATAGTTGCCAG CAGAGGAAGGGATCTGTATTTACTTGTGAGCTTTGCCACAATCATCACAAGGGTGTTGGGTTGACTTCTTCTATTGTAAACGACGAAATCAGTTCACTACCATCAGCTGACACTGCCTCTTCCGATACTAAGCTCTCATGCCAGGTGCCTTGCAGACAGG CTACTGGTTCTCCAAGAAAATTGAGAATCTTGTGCTTACATGGATTTCGTCAAAATGCTTCCAGTTTCAAAGGAAGAGCAGCCTCATTagcaaagaaactcaaaagcaTTGCTGAGCTCGTGTTTGTGGATGCACCTCATGAATTAGCATTCATATACCAACTACCCTCAGATCTCAGAGAGTTGCCTCACAGTTGTACCTCTCCACCAACACCACAACAAGGCACTAATCTTCCACCACCCTCGGAGCACTGCAAGAAAAAATACGCATGGCTTGTAGCACCTGGTTTCCGAGAAAAGACTGGTAACAGTAACTGGGAAATGGTAGATGGTCCGTTCGAACCTCTGCAGTACCAGCAGCAAACTGCAGGTTTTGATGAATCATTGGCATACATCAAAACCGTGTTTGCTCAGGAAGGCCCGTTTGACGGATTGCTGGGATTTTCACAGGGAGCAGCAATGGCAGCTGCGGTCGCTTTCACACAGCAAACACAAACTACACCATCAAAAACCGTGGAAATGCAGTTCAGATTTGTCATTCTGTGCTCTGGCTTCGGTATCAAGTTACTAAAACAACAGTTTGATGAGGAGAGAATGACCAAGAAATGCCACTGCCCTTCCCTCCACATATTCGGCAAGGACCATGGCAAAGACCGACAGATTGCCAAGCAAGAAAGCCGAGAGCTCGCCTCCTTATTCGACGAGGGCTGCTCGATCGTCATCGAACACGACTCCGGCCACATCATCCCTACCCGTCCTCCCTACATTGATGACATCAAGGACTTCCTCTCACGCTTCCTCTAA